The genomic window GAGTGGTCGCACGCCTTCCCGGGCGCCCACGACGAGGAACTGTCGTGGGAGGAGACCCCACCGGTGTGGGCGGGCGCCATGGACCTCGACCCCGACCTCGAACCGGTTGCGGCGGAACAGGCCTTCCCCGCGGCGTTCGATCTGCCGGCCGAGTTCGATCTGCCGGTGGCGTTCGGGCCGCCGGCCGTGGCTGACTCGCCCGCCGAGGCGGAACAGGTGTTCAGCGGGCCGCCCGCCGAGGCGGAACCGATGCTCACCGAGGAGACGGGGGTACGGCCCGCGGTGTTCGAGCGGGTGTCCCGCACCGAGCCCGCCGAGTCCGCCGGGGCCGTGCCGGAGGTTCGGGCGGCGGTGTTCGAGCAGGTGAACCGGGCCGAAGAGGAGACCCGGGTCCGGCCGGCCGTCTTCGAGAAGGTCAACCGGGGCGAGGTGGCGCGTGCCGCCGTCGAGTCGGGCAACCTCATCCACGGCGACATCGACGACGAGCCCCGGGTCACCGCGGCCGTCTTCGAGCGGGTGAGCCGGGCGGACCTGGCCAGGGCCGAGACCGCCCGAGCCGAAGCCGCCCGGGCCGCGACGGAACGGGCCGAAGCTGTTCGGGCCGCCACGGAACGGGCCGAAGCCGTTCAGGCCGAGGCGAAACTGGCCGAAGCCGCCCGGGCCGAAGGGGCACGGGCTGCGCAGGCCGCGCTCGCTGAGGCGGCCCTGGAGGAGGCGGCTCTCGCCGAGACCTCCCGCGTGGAGATCGCCCGGGCTGAAGCTGCAGCCCGGGCTGCAGCTGAAGCGCGGCTGAGGCCGAGGAGATCGCCCTCGCCGACGCGGTGCGGGCCGAGGCCGACTTCCACGCTCCGGTAACCGTCTACGGGCTGCCCGACGTCCAGCCGGTCTTCGTCGCACCCGTCGAGGCTCCGGGGCCCGCGCGCAAGAGCACCCGGCCGCGGACCACGCGCACCATCCGGCCGGTGAAGAGCACCGTCGCCGAGACGACGGCCGGCGAGACGACGGCCGCGAAGGCGCCGACGGCTCCGAAGGAGAGCACGGCTCCGAAGAAGACGACAGCTCCGAGAAAGACAGCGGCCCCGAAGGAGAATGCGGCTCCGGCGAAGGCGGCGGCCTTGAAGGAGACGAACAAGGAGACGACGGCACCGAAAGCGGCCGGGAAGGTCGAGGCGGCGGCGATGGAGGTGCACCACGGGCCGGACGAGTGGGCCCACCCGTACCAGAAGGCGCAATTGGCCCCGCTGCCTGCCGGAACCGGCCTCACCGACCCGGAGAGCCGCCCCCACCTCGCCGACGCGATCCGGCGGATCGCCGCCGTCGAGGGGCCGGTGCACGTCAGCGTCGTCCTTCAGCGGATGCGTGAGGCCTGGTCGATCGCCCGGATCACCAAGCCGGCCCGGACCGTGATCGACGCCGAGATCGCGGCGCAGGCCGAGAAGGCCCGGGTCACCTGGGCGGACGAGTTCCTCGGTGATCCCGGCCAGATCGTGCCGGCGGTGCGGACCCGGGCCGGCGGGGGTGGCCCGCAAAGCCGATCAGGTCGCCGACTCCGAGCTGCGGGGTGGCGCTGGAGCATCTGGTCCAGGACGCCGGGGCGATCGAGGTGGAGGGTCTGCTCGCCGCGACCGGGAAGCTGTTCGGATGGGCGGCGCGCCGGTCCGGGAACTGGACGACCGGCTCACCGGGCTGGTCGCCGACCTGGTCGGCGAAGGTATGCTGGAACGCCGCGACGAACGGGCTCAGCGCCGCCCACGACCTGCCCGATCCGCTCGCTCTGCCCCGCCACGACGCGGCGCCGTCGCGCTCCCGGAAAAGGGTGCGCAGCTGATCTTTGGATAAAGCGATTCGGAGGGCGTCTTTCCAGCTCAAGGCCGTTTAGGGAACGGTGAATTAACGTCCGGAGAACTGCTGGCCGCGCTTTCTGATAATTGCGGTAATGGCTTACCGTGGCGGCGTGCCCGTCAATGTCGAGGCTGTTTTCCGGAGTGAGACGCCGGCCCGTCTGCGGTTGTGGGCGGTGCTCGCCGCGGGCGCGGCCGCCGCCCTGCTGCTCGCCCTCACTCTGGTGATGGCCGGGGTGCGCGAACAGGTCCGGGTCATCGGGCTCCAAGCCGCGCCGCAGGCCGCCACCGCCGCCGACCTCTACTTCGCCCTAAGTGACCTGGATGCCCAGGTCACCCGGATCCTGCTGGCCGGCGACAGCGACGAACTGGCCGGCAGTCGTGTCGACGCGCTCGGCATCTACCGGGACCGCGGCTACCAGGTCGACCATGATCTGCGACTGCTGCTGACCACGGACGCGGAACCGGCTGTCGTGCTCCGCGTCATGGACGGGCTCACCGTCTACCGGCAGCGTGTCGGCCAGGCCCTGACCGCGCCGGACTCGCTGGGATACTGGACCCAGGCCACCAACCTGCTGCACCTGCGGATCCTGCCGGACGCGGCCCGGTTGCGGGAGGCCAGCACCGGACGGCTCGACGCGGCGTACCGGGCGAAAGCCGCCTATGAGTCAGCGGGTTCCGCCGTCGTGATCGTTCTCGGCGGGGCGCTGGTCGGGCTGCTGATCCAGCTGCAGATCTGGATGGCCCGCCGGTTCCGGCGCAACTGGAACCCGGCTCTGGTCGTGGCCACCGGCCTGAGTGTGCTGTTGCTGGCCGCCGCGGTCCTGGTACTGCAGCTGCAGTCCCGGCAGCTCGCCGACGGGCGCGACGACGGGCTCGGGCCCTACCTCGCCCTCTCCGAACTGCGGGCCCTCGGTTACGACGCGGCCGCCGACACCGGGCGATATCTGGTCAGCGGCAACCTTTCCTACTACCGCGACGACTTCACCGGGAAAGCCGCCTGCCTGACCGGCGAGGCCCCCTGCGACACCTCGGCCACGGGCGGTCTGTCCCGTCTCGCCGGGGCGGAAGCGGCCGTGCGCTGGGCCGGTTACCAGCGGGTCCATCTGCGCATCCTCAACCTCGCCGACGCCGGCCGCGCCGACGAGGCTACCCGGCTGCTCACCGGCATCCGTCGCGGTGACGCGGCCTTCGACTTCGCCTGGTTCGACGCGTCGGTGGCCGAGGTCGCCGGCGAGCGCGAGCAGGACTTCGCTCGGGCGCTCCGCGCCGCGGAGACCACCATGACCGGTTCCACCGTGCTGCCGGGCGCGATTCTCACCGTGGTCGTCGCGCTGATCCCCATGGCCGTACGCCGCCGCCTGGCCGAGTACCGATGACTCGCCCCAGCGCCGCGTCGTCGCCGTACCTGCCGCTTGCCCTGCCGCCGTGCCGTCTCCGCGCCGGCCGCGCTCCGCTGCCGTGCCGTCTCCGCGCCGGCCGCGCCCGGCCGCCGTCCGAAAGGAAACACCGTGATGAAGCTGCGGGCCCTCGCCGTCGTGGCGCTGCTCGCGACGGCGGGCTGTCAGGCGCCCGAACCGGAACCGGTGCGGATCTCCTGCGGCTCCGGGCCGGTGACCGGGCAGGGGTCGTCGGCGCAGACGAACGCCGTCAACGCCTGGATCAAGGCCTATCAGATCGCCTGCCCGGAGGCAACCGTCGAATACGCGAGCACCGGTTCCGGAGCCGGTGTGCGGGCGTTCCTCACCGGAACCGGGGACTTCGCCGGAACCGACACCCCGCTCAGCACCGCCGACCAGGCCAAAGCCGACGCCCGCTGCGGCACCGGCCCGGCGGTCCATCTGCCGCTGGTGGCCGGGCCGATCGCGCTCGCTTACAACGTCGCCGGAGTCGACAGTCTGCGGCTGCGGCCGGACACCATCGCCCGGATCCTCAGCGGCCGGATCACCGTCTGGAACGATCCGGCCGTCGCCGCCGACAATCAGGGCGTCGCCCTGCCCGCCACGGCGATCCGGGTGGTGCACCGGTCCGACGACTCCGGCACCACCGCGAACGTCCTCGCCTATCTGGCGGTGGCGGCCCCGTCGGTCTGGACCCACGGCACCGGCAGTGCGTGGCCACTTCGTGGCGGCGACGGCCGTCGTGGCAGTCACCGGGTGGTGGCCGCGATCGCCGGGACCGACGGCGCGATCGGGTACGTGGAATCCTCGTACGCCCGGGTCAATGATCTTCCCGGGGTTCGGGTGGGCACCTCGGACGGCCGCTGGGCCGATCCCACCGACCACGCGGCCGGCCTGACGATCGCCGCGGCCACCGTCTCCGGTGCCGGCGGCGACCTGCGCCTGGCGATCGACCACACGGTCACCGGCGGCGCCTACCCGATCGTCTCGGTCACCTACGAGGTGGTGTGCCGGGGCTCCGTCTCCGGGGTGGCCCGCAGCTTCCTCGGTTACGCCGCGAGCGAGGCCGGCCAGGAGGCCGCCGCGAACGCCGGGTTCGCCCCGTTACCGCCGGCTCTCCGCGAACAGGTGGTCGCGAGCGTGGCTGAGCTGGGATGAACCGAGCGCCGGGTCACCGGTGCGGCCGGCGAGGGAGCAGGCACGGCGGAGCCAGTGCGGTGAGCGCCGCACGTCGGTCTGGCGACCGGCGGATGCGGTCCAAGGGGGTGGCCGCATCCGCCGGTCGTGGGGTGCCTACTTCGGCGGGTTGCCGTAGTAGGCACCCGGCCCGTGTTTGCGCTTGAAGTGGCGCTCCTGCAGGTGCTGCGGGGTGGTGGCGGCCGGGTTGAGGGCCAGCGTCTTGATGGCCATCTCGGCGACGGCCTCCAGGATGATGCCGTTCTCGACCGACTTCATCGGGGTGGCGCCCCAGGTGAACGGCCCGTGGTTGGCGACCAGGGCGGCCGGCATCCCGGCGGCGGCCTCGTCGTCACCGATGCGTTCGACGATGACCCGGCCGGTGTTCAGCTCGTAGTCGGTGGCGCACTCCTCGGGCGTGAGCCCGCGGGTCACCGGGACCGGGCCGTCGAACGTGTCGGCGTGTGTGGTGCCGAGGACCGGGATGTCCAGGTCGGCCTGGGCGAAGGCGACCGCGTTCGTCGAGTGGGTGTGGGTGACCCCGCCGATCGACGGCCACGCCAGGTAGAACGCGCGGTGGCTCTCGCTGTCGACCGACGGCCGCAGGTCACCGTCGAGGACCTTGCCGGTGGCGAGGTCGACGGGCACCAGGTCGTCCTCGGTCAGGTCGTCGTAGGCGACACCGGAGGGCTTGATCACGTACAGCCCGGCCTCCCGGTCGATGCCGCTGACGTTTCCCCAGGTGAGCTGAGCGAGCTTGGCCAGCGGAATCCTCTGATTGGCCAGCAGCACGGCCCGGCGCAGGGCCGGCGAACCGTAAGTCACGTCGTCTTCTCCTCGACCGGCGGATGTTAGCGCTCACCCTAGCGGAGCCGGGTCGTCACGATACAGGGCCGAAACACCCGAGTGTTAGCGACAACAGGTCTCCTGCCTCGACGCTACCGGCTCTGGGTGACGCTCCGGACCATGTTGCGGAAGCGGCCGTAGTCGGCGCGGGTGTTTGCGGTGCGCTGCGCCGGGACGCGCAGGTGGCCGGGAACGTTCGGCGGTGGCAGCAGCCAGGTGAAGTCGGCGCCGCCCAGGGTGATGGTCCGCCCGGCGGGGCAGATGCCGGAGCGCCGGTCGGCCACCGCGCCGGTCGGGCCGTAAACGATCAGCAGACCGGTTCGGGAGGTGCCGAGGTGCACCGCCCAGGCCTCCCCGTAACCGGGCAGTCCGCTGCCGGCCGCGGTCAGCAGGGTGTCCCGTCCGCGCAGCGGCACGATGATCTCGTGACCGGCGGCGTCGCGGATGTGCAGGGTGCCGGCGAGCCGTGGGGCCCGGCGCCGGAACCAGGCGCTCACACCCGTGCTGGTGGGCGTCTCCGGAAACGGCGTCTCATCGGTGAGCACCCCTCGCACTGTAGCGGCGTGCCGCCGGGGCGCAACCCTCGGTCACCGGAGCGAGCCGAGATTGGCACCGCCCCGGACCGGGGTGCTGGCACCGGTCCGGGGCGGGCGTCTGGGTGAAGACCAGGTCGGATGTCGGGGGAGACCGCTGGTCAGGTGTGTGGTGGGCCGGCGCTGGCCCGGGCCACGACGCGGGGTGCGACCACCACGTCCTCCGGCGGGTCGTCGCCGTCGGGGGCGGCCATGTGGCGCAGCAGCAGGGACAGGGCGCGCCGCCCCAGTTCGGCGAAGTCCTGGTGGACGGTGGTGAGCGGGGGCAGGAAGTAGCCGGAGTCGGGCATGTCGTCGAAGCCGGTGACGCTGACGTCGCCGGGCACCCGGCGGCCGGATTCGTGCATGGCGAGGAGGACCCCCAGCGCGATCCGGTCGTTGGCGCAGAAGACGGCGGTCACGGCCGGGTCGGCGGCGAGACGGCGGCCCTGGTCGTACCCCGCTTCGGCGTCCCACCATCCGGTGGTGACGGCCGGGACGACGGCGCCGGCCGCGTAGAGGGTCTCGCGCCAGCCGTCGACCCTGGACTGTGCCTCGGGCCAGTCGAGGGGTCCGGCGACGTGGTGCACGGTGGCGTGGCCGAGGTCGAGCAGGTGCCGGGTGGCCAGGCGGGCTCCGGCGGCGTTGTCCACCCGTACCGTCGGGAAGCCGGCTTGTCCGTCTCCGCCGACGGCGACGCAGGGCATGCCGGCGGGCGCGTGGGTGAGCGCCGTGGTGACCGCGTGTTTGGGTGCGATGGCGATGATGCCGTCGACGCCGTGCTGGACGAGCCGGTCGACGGCTTCCAGGACGGGCCGGTGTGACAGGTCCCGGACGGTGGCGACGCTGACCAGGTAGCCGGCGGCGCGGGCGGCGCTCTCGATGCCGTAGAGCATCGACTCGGGCCCGAAGAGGGTGGTCTCGAACCCGACGATCCCGAGGGTGTGCGATTTGCGGGTGGCGAGGGTGCGCGCGGCCAGGTTGCGCCGGTAGTTGAGCGAGCGCATCGCGGCGAGCACTCGTTCCCGGGTCTCGGCGCGGACGTGCGGATGCTCGTTGATCACTCGCGACACGGTCTGGTGCGAGACGCCGGCCAGTTTGGCCACGTCACGCATGACGCTGCCGCGCTCCTTGCCGGGTCTCGGCCGAAGTGCGAACGCGGGTGATTCGGGTGCCGGCTCGGGCCCCGGCACATGGTCAGGTGTCGCCATTGGACGATTCCTAGCAGCTTCCGCTCGATCACCACGGGTGAGATAGGCGTTCTTGCAACAGATCTGAAACGTTGATCCATATCTCTTGACGACGTGGTTGAGAGCGGTAACACTCACGAAACGCAAGCTGTGACGGCGGTCGCAGCAGGACGGCGATTCTCGCGTGTTTGGGCTGGTCGCCCAGGCCGCTGATTGTTTGTTAACGGTAACAGTTCTGGAGGGGTTGTAGTGCGCAGGACTTTGTCTGTGGCGGTTTTTGGTGGCCTCCTGGCCGTGTCCACGCTTGCCGGTTGCGGTGGCAGTGACAGCGGCTCCGAGGGCGGCGGCGACGACGGCAAGCTCACGCTCGGTTTCTCCCAGGTGGGTGCCGAGAGTGGCTGGCGTACCGCCAACACCGAGTCGATCAAGGCGTCCGCCGCGGCCGCCGGGATCGAGCTGAAGTTCTCCGACGCGCAGGGCAAGCAGGAGAACCAGATCAGCGACATCCGTGGCTTCATCACGCAGAAGGTCGACGTCATCGCCTTCTCGCCGGTGGTCACCTCCGGCTGGGACGCGGTGCTCAAGGAGGCCAAGGACGCCGACATCCCGGTCATCCTGACCGACCGTGCCGTCGACTCGACCGACACCTCGCTGTACGAGTCCTTCATCGGCTCGGACTTCAAGGTGGAGGGCCAGAAGGCCGGCGAGTGGCTGGCCAAGGAGTACGAAGGTAAGACCGGCGACGTCAACATCGTCGAGCTGCAGGGCACCACGGGCTCGGCTCCGGCCATCGACCGGCAGACCGGCTTCGCCGACGCGATCAAGGCGAACCCGAACCTGAAGATCGCCAAGTCGCAGACCGGTGACTTCAAGCGCGCCGACGGCAAGACGGTCATGGAGACCTTCCTGCAGTCGGTCCCGAAGATCGACGTGCTCTACGCCCACAACGACGACATGGGCCTGGGCGCGATCGAGGCCATCGAGGCCGCCGGCAAGGTGCCCGGCAAGGACATCAAGATCATCACCGTCGACGCGGTCAAGGACGGTATGACGGCGCTGGCCGCGGGCAAGATCAACTTCATCGTCGAGTGCAGCCCGCTCCTCGGTGACCAGCTGATGGAGACCGCCAAGAAGGTCAAGGCCGGCGAAGCGGTGGAGAAGCGGATCCTCACCAAGGAGGGCACCTTCACCCCGGAGCAGGCCAAGGCCGAGCTCCCCAACCGCAAGTACTGATTGATTCGCCCGTAGGTCGCCCCGGCTCGTCCGGGGCGACCTACGGCGCTCGAAACGGAGCAAGAATGGGCGAGCAGTCCCCGGTCCTCGAGATGACCGGGATCAGAAAAGTCTTCCCCGGCGTCGTCGCCCTCGACGGCGTCGATTTCCGTCTGTTCCCGGGCGAGGTCCACGCGCTCATGGGCGAGAACGGCGCCGGCAAGTCCACTCTGATCAAGACGCTGACGGGCGTCTACGAGATCGACGGTGGCGAGATCAAGCTGGGCGGCGTGCCGGTGCGGATCGCCGGGCCGTTGCAGGCGCAGCAGGCCGGCGTCAGCACGGTGTACCAGGAGGTCAACCTCTGCACCAACCTCTCCGTCGCGGAGAACATCTTCATCGGGCGTGAGCCGCGTAAATGGGGCAAGATCCAATGGGGCAAGATGCGGCGCCGTGCCACGGAGCTGCTCGCCCGGCTCGACCTCGATCTCGACGTGTCCGCGCCGCTGGACACCTATTCGCTGGCGATCCAGCAGATGGTCGCCATCGCGCGCGCGATCGACATCGACGCCCGGGTGCTCATCCTCGACGAGCCCACCTCCAGCCTGGACACCGCCGAGGTGGAGCAGCTCTTCCGGGTGATGCGCCTGATCAAGGAGTCCGGCGTGGCGATCCTCTTCGTCTCGCACTTCCTGGACCAGATCTTCGAGATCTCCGACCGGCTCACCATCCTGCGCAACGGCCAGCTGATCAGTGAGCACCGGGTCGAGGAGCTGTCCCAGGTGCAGCTGGTCGAGAAGATGATCGGCAAGGAGCTCGCCGCCCTGGAGGACCTCGAGGACAAGGCGCAGCGCAACCGGGAGCGGGCCGCCGAGGCGAAACCGCTGCTGGAGGCCAAAGGGCTCGGCCGCACCGGCGCGATCTCCCCGTACGACCTGACCATCCACGAGGGTGAGGTGGTGGGGCTGGCCGGTCTGCTCGGCTCCGGCCGCACCGAGCTGGCCCGGCTGCTGTTCGGCGCGGACAAGGCCGACAAGGGCGAGCTGTCGGTGGACGGCAAACGGGTCACGCTGCGCGACCCGCAGGTCGCGATGAAACACGGGATCGCCTTCTCCTCGGAGAACCGGCGCACCGAGGGCATCATCGGCGATCTCAGCGTCCGGGAGAACATCATCCTCGCGTTGCAGGCCACCCGTGGCTGGACGCGCCCGATCCCGCGCAAGAAGCAGGACGAGATCGTCGAGAAGTACATCAAGGCTCTCCAGATCCGGCCGGCCGACCCGGAGCGCCCGGTCCGCAACCTCAGCGGCGGCAACCAGCAGAAGGTGCTGCTCGCCCGGTGGCTGATCACCGAGCCGCGGCTCCTGATCATCGACGAGCCGACCCGGGGCATCGACGTCGGCGCCAAGGCCGAGATCCAGAAGCTGGTGGCCGAACTGTCCGACGGCGGGATGGCGGTGCTGTTCGTCAGCGCCGAGCTGGAGGAGGTCCTCCGGCTCAGCCACAAGATCGCCGTGCTGCGGGACCGGCGCCTGGTCGAGGAGCTGGAGAACACCGCGGACGTCGACGCCGACCGCATCATGCAGACCATCGCCAGCGGAGCAACCTCATGAGCATCATCAAGAACCGGCTGTTCTGGCCGTCGCTGATCCTGGCGGTGATGCTGGTCATCAACATGTTCACCTCCAACCAGTTCGTCACGATCCAGAACGGCCACCTCTTCGGCACCCTGATCGACATCCTGCGTGGCAGCGCGCCGCTCATCCTGGTGGCCCTGGGCATGACGCTGGTGATCGCCACCGGCGGCATCGACCTGTCGGTGGGCTCGGTGATGGCCATCTCCGGCGCCGTCGCCTGCCTGCTGATCAGTGACCTCGGCGATCAGAACGCCGTCGGATCGGTGCTGCTGATCATCGGCGTCGCGATCGCCGCCTCGCTGGTGCTCGGTCTCTGGAACGGCGCGCTGGTGGCGTTCGTCGGCATCCAGCCGATCATCGCGACGCTGATCCTGATGGTGGCCGGCCGTGGTGTCGCCCAGTTGATCACCGACGGTCAGATCATCAACGTGCAGTCCAGCCCGTACGCCACCCTCGCGACCGGGTTCTTCCTGGCCGTGCCGGTCGCCTTCCTGATCGCGGCGGCGGCCGTGGCGCTGACCCTCCTGCTGACCCGGCGCACCGCACTGGGCCTGCTCCTGGAGTCGGTCGGTGGCAGCCCGACGGCCAGCCGGCTGGCCGGCATCAGCGCACGGCGGATCACGATCATGGTGTACGTGGTGGCGGGCGGGTTCGCCGGTCTCGCGGGCCTGATCTACAGCGCCAACATCAAGAGCGCCGACAGCATCTCGGCCGGCAACCTGATCGAGCTGGACGCCATCCTGGCCGTGGTCATCGGTGGCACCGCGCTGATCGGCGGCCGGTTCTCGATCGCCGGCACGGTCCTCGGCGCGGTCCTCATCCAGACGCTCTCCGTCACGGTGGTCGCCATCGGCATCCCGCCCGAGGCGAACCTGCTGTTCAAGGCGGTCGTGGTGGTGGCGCTCTGCCTGTCCCAGTCCCCGGACTTCCGGGCGAAGGTCTTCGGGCGTTTCCAGTCGCGTCCCGCCGTGGAGAAGCCCGCCGTGGAGAAGGTTGTAACACCATGACCACTGTCGACATGACGCCGGCCACCAAAGGGCCGGAGATCAACAAGCGGCGCCGCGTCTACAAGCCGAACACCAAGTACATCCCGATCCTCGCCACGCTGTTCCTGCTCGTGGTCATGTACAGCACCAGCGTCGCCAATTACGAGAACTTCGGTGACCCGAGCGTCATCGTCAACCTGTTCCGTGACAACGCGGTGCTGCTGGTGGTCGCGGTCGGCATGACCTTCGTGATCATCACAGGTGGTATCGACCTGTCGGTCGGCGCGGTCATCTCGCTGACCACCACCCTGACCGCCACCCTGCTCCAGGGCGGCTGGCCGCCGCTTGTCGTGCTCCCGGCGGTGCTGCTGCTGGGCGCGCTGATCGGAGCCGGTCAGGGCGCGGTGATCCACTTCTTCAAGGTGGAGCCGTTCATCGCGACTCTGGCGGGTCTCTTCCTGGCCCGCGGCCTGGCGCTGTTCATCAACCAGAAGTCGATCCCGATCCGCGACGACCTCTGGCGGTCCATCTCGGACTACCGGATCGTGCTCGCCGACGGGGTGGTCACCAAGCCGATCGCCATCGTCGCGCTGGTCACCGTGCTGATCGCCGCCGTGGTGCTGGCGTGGACCCGGTTCGGCCGCAACGTCTACGCGATCGGTGGCAACGCCGACTCGGCGCTGCTGATGGGCCTTCCGGTGGGCCGTACGAAGATCGCTGTCTACACGGTCAGCGGTTTCTGCGCGGCGCTCGGCGGTGTGCTGTTCAGCATCAACTCCACCTCCGGCTGGGCGCTGCAGGGCAACGGCATGGAACTGGACGCGATCGCCGCCTGTGTCATCGGCGGTGTGCTGCTCACCGGTGGTTCCGGTTACGTGTGGGGAACGGTGCTCGGTGTCCTGGTGGCCGGCCTGATCCGGACGATCCTCAACTTCCAGGGCGATCTGAACTCGGCCTGGTCGCGGATCATCATCGGCGTTCTGCTCTTCGGCTTCATCGTGATGCAGCGACTGGTCACGAGAAAAGCGAAATGACCCGGATGAAACGTAAAAAGTGCGAGAAAGGCGATACATGAGTAACGGGGAAATCTGGTTCCTCACCGGCAGTCAGGGGCTCTACGGGCCGGAGACTCTGGAGCAGGTCGCCTCCCAGTCCCGCGAGATCGCCGCCCAGCTCGACGCGCGGCTCGACGCGGACGTGGTCTGGCAGCCGGTGCTGACCAGCGCGGAGCAGATCCTGGACATCTGCCGGCGGGCCTCGTCGACACCCGGCGTGCTCGGCGTGATCACCTGGATGCACACGTTCTCCCCGGCGAAGATGTGGATCGCCGGACTGGACGCGCTGCGTGCCCCGCTGCTGCACCTGCACACCCAGCACAACGTCGAGCTGCCGTGGGCCGAGATCGACATGGACTTCATGAACCTCAACCAGGCCGCCCACGGCGACCGGGAGTTCGGGTTCATCGAGACCCGGCTCGGGGTGCCGCGCAAGACGGTGGCCGGGCACGTCAGCAACCCGGCCGTGGTCGCGCGGATCGCCACCTGGGTCAAGGCGGCCCGTGGCTACTCGGCGATGCGCAGTCTCAAACTGGCGCGCTTCGGCGACAACATGCGGGACGTGGCGGTCACCGAGGGTGACAAAGTCGAGGCCCAGTTGCGGTTCGGGGTCTCGGTCAACACGTACGGCGTCAATGATCTCGTCGCAGTGGTGGACCAGATCGGCGATGCGGAGATCGACAAGCTGGTCGAGGAGTACCGGGACACCTACGACGTCGTCCCGGAGCTGCTGGGGGACCGGCTCGACTCGCTGCGCTACGGCGCCCGCGTCGAACT from Actinoplanes derwentensis includes these protein-coding regions:
- the araA gene encoding L-arabinose isomerase; the encoded protein is MSNGEIWFLTGSQGLYGPETLEQVASQSREIAAQLDARLDADVVWQPVLTSAEQILDICRRASSTPGVLGVITWMHTFSPAKMWIAGLDALRAPLLHLHTQHNVELPWAEIDMDFMNLNQAAHGDREFGFIETRLGVPRKTVAGHVSNPAVVARIATWVKAARGYSAMRSLKLARFGDNMRDVAVTEGDKVEAQLRFGVSVNTYGVNDLVAVVDQIGDAEIDKLVEEYRDTYDVVPELLGDRLDSLRYGARVELGLRQFLTEGGFKAFTSNFEDLGGLRQLPGLAVQRLMADGYGFGGEGDWKTSVLVHTLKAMAPGGGTSFMEDYTYDLTPGNEVILGAHMLEVCPSIAAGKPKLEIHPLGIGGREDPVRLVFDAAPGPAVVLGLADLGERFRLVANEIEVVPPTAPLPRLPVARAVWKPAPSLSTSAECWLTAGGPHHTVMSSAVGTEELADLAEMVGTELLVIDDATTTRSFAKEVRWNQAYHRLSRGFGR